The Pseudomonas sp. LFM046 region GCTGGTAGCGGCGGGGAATGGCGAAGAAGCCGAAGATCATGGCCATGACGAAGACGTTGTCCATCGACAACGACTGTTCGATCAGGAAGCCCGTGTAGAACTCCAGGGCACTTTGGGCACCCAGTTCGAACCAGACCCAGATACCGAACAGCACGCCCACGCTGAAGTAGCCGCCGTAGAGCAGCAGGCTTTCGCGCATTTCGATTTCGTGCTGGTCGCGATGAAGCACCCCGAGGTCGAAGACCAGCAGGGCGAGGACGATGCCGAGGAAGACGAGCCACAACCAGGTGGCGGTGCCGAGGAAGTCGGCGGTGAGAAAAGCATGTAGAGCTGCCATGAGCCCCTCCTTCTGTCGTTATAGAAAGGTGACTCCGACATGGCGGCTGGCAAGCCGTCAGAGGGGCCCGGCGTCACAGGGAAAAGCCTAACTGTTGGCCGGGGAAAGGAGGAATGGAGCTGCTGTAACAAATCTTTGCCCTTTGTACGAAATCTCCTAGGAACTGGGCGGATTGTCTGAGCTTTGCGCAGGAACATGCATCCGAGTTCGGCTTGCGGCTGTGCGCTGAAGATCGGCGGGATTTGGATCAGTGGTGGGCCGCAGGGGGGCGGGCGAGGCAGGCAAGGGGGAGGCGGGTGATGCCCCTCACCCGGGCAGGAGAGGGGCTCGCGGGATCAGTACACCCAGACTTCAACGCGGCGATTGCGGATCCGGCCTTCCTCAGCCGTGTTCGCCGCCACCGGCAATTCATCACCAAGGCCGGTGACCTCGCGCAAGGCAACGCCGCCCTTGGCCAGTTCACGGCGTACCGCCATGGCCCGCAGCTTGGACAGCAGTGCAGCGCGCTGCGGGTCCGCCTTGGGATCACCGAAGCCCACCAGCACCACCTTCTGCTGCAGCTTGTCGGTCTTTTTCAGGTAATCCAGCACGCGCTCCACGTCGTGCAGGGCCTTGTTGTCGAGGTTGGCGTTGCCTTCCTGGAAGCGGAAGTTCACCGACAGGCGCTGAGCTTGGCTGGCGAGTTCGCGGTAGCGGGGCGGCATGTCCGGCTGCGGCTGGACCTTGATTGCCTGCACCTGCTGGGCGACGAAGCCGCTCTGGTCGACGATCGCCTGGCCACGCGGGCTCTGGGCGAACTTCACCAGGGCCTTGGCCCAGCGATTCTCCTCGCCCGGCTTGATGTAGAAGAACAGTCGGCGCGACAGCGGGTAATCCTCGGTGGCAATCAGGTCGGTGCTGGGTGGCATGGCCTGGGATTCGCCATCGGCGATAGCCAGGGCGCGGGCCTTGTTGATCGAGGCGAGGCCGACGAAGCCGATGCCCTGCGGGTCGGCGCTGACGGCGGCGGACAGCTTGTCGCTGGATTCGAAGCGCTGGGCGCCAGCAGCCAGGCTCTTGCCCTGGCGGGCGAGCACCAGCTCCTTGAAGGTGTCGTAGGTGCCGGACTGGTCATCGCGGGCGTAGAGATGGATGGCACCGCCTTTGCCGCCGAGCTCTTCCCAGGTCTTCACCTCACCGGCGAACACTGCGGCCAGCTGGGTGGTGGTCAGCGCACGAAGGGGATTGTCCGGGTGCAGGATGATGGCCAGTCCGTCGATGGCGATCACTTGTTCGGCGTGGCGGCTGCGCAGATCGCCGAAGGTCGCAAGGTCATGAACTTCCGCATCCTTGATCGGACGGGAGGACGCGGCGAGGTCGGCGCTGCCGTCCTTCAGTGCAACGAAACCGGTGGAAGAGCCATGGGCTGCCAGTTCCACCTGCAATTCCTTGCCCTGGGCATCGTGGCCGAGGATGTGCACTTCGTTCTCGTGATCGCCTGGCGTCTGGTGAACGGCACGCAGGCCTTCCTCTTCGAGCATGCCCTTGACCAGTGCCGGACCCAACTTGGCGCCGACGGTGTTGGAGCCCTGGATACGCAGGACGGTCTCGGGTTGGGCGGCGAACACCGACCAGGGGAAGGCATAGCAGATGAAACCGAGCAGCAACATGCTGAGGGCATGGCCCCACAGGTCCTTGTCGCTGGCGGTCGTGGCGCGCGGCATGGGCAGACACCTTATTCGAGGGAGGAGAAGGGAGCCGCGAGATTAAGTCAGCAGGGTGACGGAGATATGACAGTAAGCGCTCTGTCCCGCAGCTTCGCGTCTGGATGGGGAAAAATCGCTGGCAGTGGCTTGGCGTTTCCTACGGATCAGTAAGTTCGCTCCTACAGCCCGGAAAATCCTGGCGGGGTAGGGTAGCCCGTTGCTGCAGGGCCCCCTCGGAGAGGCCCGCAGCGGCGCTTGTGCGCATTCCCTGAAATCCCTGAAGGAGTGTTGTGATGAGTGGTTGGTTCGAGCTGCGCAAGAACACGGCAGGCACCTGGCGCCTGCGCTTGAAAGCGGCCGACGCGCAGACCCTGCTGGATACCGGTATCTATGAGAGCCGCGCCGCGGCGGAGGAGGCCATCGTCCTGTTCCGCGAAAACAGCAGGCATGACGAGCGCTATACGAGGCGCATCGATTCGAGCGGCAAGAACTACTTCAAGCTGCGGGCGGCGAACAAGGAGATCATTGCCCGCAGCCACCTGTACGATTCCGAGCAGGCCCTCGAACGGGCCATCGAAACGATCAGCCGAGTGGGCGGAACCCAGCAGGTGAAGGAAGCCTGAGACAGGCGGTGAATGAAAGAAGGCCCATCAGTGATGGGCCTTTTTTCATACGAGCAGTTTCAGCGTCGACTCACGCCAACTCCAACCAGATCGGCGCATGGTCCGACGGTTTTTCCATCCCGCGCAATTCGTAGTCGATGCCGGCGTCCTTCAGTCGCGCCTGCAGCGGCTGGCTGGCGAGGATGACGTCGATGCGCAGTCCGCGCTTGGGGTTGTCCTCGAAGCCGCGGCTGCGGTAGTCGAACCAGCTGAAGCGGTCGTTCACTTCGGGGTTGAGGTGACGGAAGCTGTCCGCCAGGCCCCAGCTCTTCAGGCGGGCCAGCCATTCACGTTCTTCGGGCAGGAAGCTGCACTTGCCGGTCTTCAGCCAGCGCTTGCGGTTCTCTTCGCCGATGCCGATGTCGCAGTCTTCCGGCGAGATGTTGATGTCGCCCATCACCACCAGCGGCTGGCTGGGCTGGAACTGGCTTTCCAGCAGTTGCTGCAGATCGGCGTAGAAGCGCTCCTTGGCCGGGAACTTGACCGGATGATCGCGGTTTTCGCCCTGGGGGAAGTAGCCGTTCATCACGGTTACCGGGTTGCCCTGGGCATCGGCGAAGGTGCCGTAGATGAAGCGGCGCTGGGCATCCTCTGCATCGCCAGGGAAGCCCTTGGAAAGCGACAGCGGCTCCTGGCGGGAAAGCAGGGCGACGCCGTAGTGGCCTTTCTGGCCGTGGTAGTGCACGTGATAGCCGAGCTGGCGGATTTCCGCTTCCGGAAACTGGTCGTCGGAGACCTTGGTTTCCTGCAGGCCGATCACATCCGGCTGGTGCTTGGCGATCAGCGCTTCGAGTTGGTGGGGACGGGCGCGCAGGCCGTTGATATTGAAAGAAACGATTTTCATCGCGGAGGCATCCTGGGAAAAGGTGGATGCTAGCCCATGGCTCGCCATTGAAAAACCTCCCGGACAACGGACAGCGCTTGGATACTCACTCTTTGAAACCGCGCTGTGGCCGGAGCATGGCCGGGTAAGGGAACTGGTGCTAATTTCCCTCTTGGCCCGACAAACCCATAACAAATGAGGTGCCGCGAATGCCCGGTTACATTCCTACTGCGCCGGTCGAGGTGCGCATGCTGGACGGCGGTTATGCCCGCGAAGCGCGCTCGATGCTGTATCACGCCTATCGCCATGAACCTACCTTCGCCTACCTGTTCGAGGCCGAGCGCCCCGGATATGAACAGCGGGTACGGGCCACGATACGGGAGCTGGTGCAGCAACATTTCCTGGAAGACTTGCCGGCCATCGGCCTGCTGATCGAGGAGCGCCTGGTGGGAATCGCCCTGATCGCGCCCCCGCAGCGCCGCCTGGATATCACCGAAAGCTGGGGCTGGCGCCTGCGCATGCTGCTGACGACCGGTTTCCGCTGCACCCGCCGCTACCTCGATTACCACGACGCCGTGCTCGCCTGCCTGCCGCCCGGCCCGTATCACGTGCTGCCGCTGCTGGGCATTCACCCCGAATTCCAGGGTCGCCACCTCGGCGAGAAACTCTTGGAGGCGCTGCACAATTGGTGCGCCGAGGACGCCGGTTCCCAGGGCGTGGTGCTGGATACCGGCAATGCACGCTACCTCGACTTCTACAAGCGCCAGGGTTACGAAGAGGTGGGGGAGGTCGCCTTGGGCCCGTTGGTCGAGCACGTGTTCTTCCATCCCAATCCGCGGCCGGTGATGCAGGCCAGCGGCTGACAGGCTTTTGCGACGGAAGCGGCGGATTGCCGTGGTAGCATGCCGCGCATGAATTTTTGCCAAGGATTGCGCGGGCCGCTGCTGCTGGCCCTGCTCTGTACAAGCAGTCTGGCGCTGGCCAAGGCCACGCTGGATGTGAAGGTCGACCCTGCCAACTCGGCGCTGAAGGCCAATATCGAGGCCTATATCGGTGCCATTGGTGACCGTAATGAAGAGGCCCTGCGACGTTTCCGGCGTGCCGCCGAGGAACAGGCGCGCCTGGCCGCCCAGGCGTTGGGTTACTACCAGACCGAGATCGACAGCCGCGTCGAAGGCGGCAAGAACCCCTCCCTGCACCTGCTGGTGGTCCCTGGCGAACCGGTGCGGCTGCGCAAGGTGGATTTGCGCATCGAGGGCGAGGCCAGCGCGCACAAGGGGTTCCGGGTGCCCGAGAGCAAGGTGCTGAAGCCCGGTGCACAGCTCAACCACGGCGCCTACGAGGATGCCAAGAAACTGATCCAGAACCAGGCGCTGCGCTTCGGCTACTTCGACGGCCGTTTCACCCGCCAGCGACTGGCTATCGACCCGCGCGCCGGCGTGGCGGACATCGAACTGGTGTATGACAGCGGCCCGCGCTACAGCCTGGGCAAGGTGAGCTTCGAGGGCGACACGCCGTTCGACCCGGAACTGTTGGCGCGGCTGGTGCCCTTTCCGGCCAACACCCCCTACGACTCGGACCAGGTCGCCAAACTCAGCCAGAACCTCCAGGCCAGCGGCTACTTCGACGAAGTGCGGGTGGATGCCAGTCCGGTCAAGGACGCCGGCAAGCTGATACCGGTAAAGGTGAAACTGACGACGGTCAAGCCGAGTACCGTAGGCCTGGGCGCGGGTTTCTCCACTGACGTCGGCCCCCGTGCGCGGGCCAACTGGACGCGCCACTGGATCAACCCCCAGGGCCATCGCCTCGGTGCCGAGACCGAGGTGTCGCCGGTGCGGCAGAACGTCGGCACCTGGTACGAGATTCCCCTCGACCCGCCGCTGACCGATACCCTGCGCTTCACCAGCGGCCTGCAGCGGGAGGACCTGGTGGACGTCGAGAGCCAGCGCTTCACCCTGGGTGGCCAGTGGCAGTCAAAGCTGCCCAATGACTGGCAGCGCATCGTCTCCCTGCGTTGGGAGCAGGAAACCTTCGACTTCGGCGACGGCAGCGACGATGGCCGCAGCAGCTTCCTGATTCCCGGCATCAGTTATGGCGTGACCCGCAGCGACAACAAGCTCGATCCCAACCGCGGCTACTCCCTGCAATTCGATGTGCGGGGCGCCAAGGAAGGCATCCTCTCCGACACCGATTTCACCTACGCCAGCGCCATGGCCAAGGGTCTCTACACCTTGCCTGGCGGCCATCGCCTGCTGGGCCGGGCCCAGGCCGGCGGTATCGCCACCACCGATTTCGACGCCATCCCACCGTCCCTGCGCTTCTTCGCCGGCGGCGACCAGAGTGTGCGCGGCTATGACTACCAGACCCTCTCACCGGAAGACAGCAACGGCAAAAAGGTGGGCGGCCGCTACCTGCTGGTGGGCAGCGCCGAGTACCAGTACCCCATCACCGACCGCTGGCGCCTGGCCGCCTTCGTCGATCGTGGCAATGCCATGGATTCCCTCAACGCAGCGATGAAAACCGGCGCCGGCTTCGGCGTCCGCTGGGTCTCCCCGGTGGGGCCGATCCGCCTCGACCTGGCCAAGGCCCTGGATGATCCGGGTGGCTATCGCATCCACTTCTCGATGGGGCCGGAACTGTGAGGCGCGCGTTGAAGATCGGCCTGTCGGGCCTCGCTGTCGTCGTCGCGGCCGTGGTAGCGGTTCCCGCCGTACTGCTGTTCAGCGAAGCC contains the following coding sequences:
- a CDS encoding phosphate ABC transporter substrate-binding/OmpA family protein; protein product: MPRATTASDKDLWGHALSMLLLGFICYAFPWSVFAAQPETVLRIQGSNTVGAKLGPALVKGMLEEEGLRAVHQTPGDHENEVHILGHDAQGKELQVELAAHGSSTGFVALKDGSADLAASSRPIKDAEVHDLATFGDLRSRHAEQVIAIDGLAIILHPDNPLRALTTTQLAAVFAGEVKTWEELGGKGGAIHLYARDDQSGTYDTFKELVLARQGKSLAAGAQRFESSDKLSAAVSADPQGIGFVGLASINKARALAIADGESQAMPPSTDLIATEDYPLSRRLFFYIKPGEENRWAKALVKFAQSPRGQAIVDQSGFVAQQVQAIKVQPQPDMPPRYRELASQAQRLSVNFRFQEGNANLDNKALHDVERVLDYLKKTDKLQQKVVLVGFGDPKADPQRAALLSKLRAMAVRRELAKGGVALREVTGLGDELPVAANTAEEGRIRNRRVEVWVY
- a CDS encoding YegP family protein yields the protein MSGWFELRKNTAGTWRLRLKAADAQTLLDTGIYESRAAAEEAIVLFRENSRHDERYTRRIDSSGKNYFKLRAANKEIIARSHLYDSEQALERAIETISRVGGTQQVKEA
- the xthA gene encoding exodeoxyribonuclease III, with amino-acid sequence MKIVSFNINGLRARPHQLEALIAKHQPDVIGLQETKVSDDQFPEAEIRQLGYHVHYHGQKGHYGVALLSRQEPLSLSKGFPGDAEDAQRRFIYGTFADAQGNPVTVMNGYFPQGENRDHPVKFPAKERFYADLQQLLESQFQPSQPLVVMGDINISPEDCDIGIGEENRKRWLKTGKCSFLPEEREWLARLKSWGLADSFRHLNPEVNDRFSWFDYRSRGFEDNPKRGLRIDVILASQPLQARLKDAGIDYELRGMEKPSDHAPIWLELA
- a CDS encoding GNAT family N-acetyltransferase, which produces MPGYIPTAPVEVRMLDGGYAREARSMLYHAYRHEPTFAYLFEAERPGYEQRVRATIRELVQQHFLEDLPAIGLLIEERLVGIALIAPPQRRLDITESWGWRLRMLLTTGFRCTRRYLDYHDAVLACLPPGPYHVLPLLGIHPEFQGRHLGEKLLEALHNWCAEDAGSQGVVLDTGNARYLDFYKRQGYEEVGEVALGPLVEHVFFHPNPRPVMQASG
- a CDS encoding autotransporter assembly complex family protein: MNFCQGLRGPLLLALLCTSSLALAKATLDVKVDPANSALKANIEAYIGAIGDRNEEALRRFRRAAEEQARLAAQALGYYQTEIDSRVEGGKNPSLHLLVVPGEPVRLRKVDLRIEGEASAHKGFRVPESKVLKPGAQLNHGAYEDAKKLIQNQALRFGYFDGRFTRQRLAIDPRAGVADIELVYDSGPRYSLGKVSFEGDTPFDPELLARLVPFPANTPYDSDQVAKLSQNLQASGYFDEVRVDASPVKDAGKLIPVKVKLTTVKPSTVGLGAGFSTDVGPRARANWTRHWINPQGHRLGAETEVSPVRQNVGTWYEIPLDPPLTDTLRFTSGLQREDLVDVESQRFTLGGQWQSKLPNDWQRIVSLRWEQETFDFGDGSDDGRSSFLIPGISYGVTRSDNKLDPNRGYSLQFDVRGAKEGILSDTDFTYASAMAKGLYTLPGGHRLLGRAQAGGIATTDFDAIPPSLRFFAGGDQSVRGYDYQTLSPEDSNGKKVGGRYLLVGSAEYQYPITDRWRLAAFVDRGNAMDSLNAAMKTGAGFGVRWVSPVGPIRLDLAKALDDPGGYRIHFSMGPEL